The Paracoccus liaowanqingii genome window below encodes:
- a CDS encoding SCO family protein yields MRHLAFVLAPVLALTGADAAAHEGHVHPPATAMSEALSREHLLLPDIPVTDATGATEGFRTRYGQAGPVLISFLYTGCDDTCGMIRGVMQLVDQDLQRPDAPRLTLIAVSVDPARDTPEALARQAAQMQASARWDWVVASPRDTPALLSAFGLPAGPVEAHEAVYLLGDLATGRFLRIPGVPDPDMLIRHARDIASGS; encoded by the coding sequence ATGAGGCACCTGGCCTTCGTGCTGGCCCCCGTCCTCGCGCTGACCGGGGCCGATGCCGCGGCGCATGAGGGGCACGTCCATCCGCCCGCCACCGCCATGAGCGAGGCCCTGTCGCGGGAGCACCTGCTGCTGCCCGACATTCCGGTGACCGATGCCACGGGTGCGACCGAGGGGTTCCGGACCCGCTACGGGCAGGCGGGGCCGGTGCTGATCTCGTTTCTCTATACCGGATGCGACGACACCTGCGGGATGATCCGGGGGGTGATGCAGCTGGTCGATCAGGACCTGCAGCGCCCGGATGCGCCTCGGCTGACGCTGATCGCGGTCTCGGTCGATCCGGCGCGGGACACGCCCGAGGCGCTGGCCCGGCAGGCCGCCCAGATGCAGGCCAGCGCGCGGTGGGACTGGGTCGTGGCCAGCCCGCGCGACACGCCCGCGCTGCTGTCGGCCTTCGGCCTGCCGGCGGGCCCGGTCGAGGCGCATGAGGCGGTCTATCTGCTGGGCGATCTGGCCACGGGTCGGTTCCTGCGCATCCCGGGCGTACCGGACCCCGACATGCTGATCCGGCATGCCCGGGACATCGCGTCCGGCTCATGA
- a CDS encoding c-type cytochrome yields the protein MRRAAILWLSMLAGPVAAQDGSAQDGAAKDGAAVFHRAEGLTAHLARPDGPVLPQGTLTCAGCHGADGAGGTEGGAAAAPPIGWAALAVPTPDRPAYDSAALARLLRTGVTPSGRTISAGMPRFQGEDRSMAALVAHLQSLDRSEQQGLGPTHLAVTLPVDPDLRPAALAAIAAFNAEGGAFGRRITEGAPAFLDLGAALAQLLPRLAEAEDRRVTALLQADPGLQPARLVDAAAPDAPRRVVGTLDQIGPQLARLLDRPGTQAVVIGPPPEAMAWAVDHRRTGRAAHAYAATSAVLGLLRDHGRTPTRRRLAEDVERLDPSGLVEVYRK from the coding sequence ATGAGGCGGGCCGCCATCCTGTGGCTGTCGATGCTGGCCGGGCCGGTGGCCGCGCAGGACGGGTCCGCACAGGATGGCGCGGCAAAGGACGGTGCGGCGGTGTTTCACCGGGCCGAGGGGCTGACGGCGCATCTGGCCCGTCCGGACGGGCCGGTCCTGCCACAGGGGACGCTGACCTGCGCGGGATGCCACGGCGCGGATGGCGCGGGCGGGACCGAGGGCGGGGCCGCGGCCGCGCCGCCCATCGGGTGGGCCGCGCTGGCTGTGCCCACGCCCGACCGGCCCGCCTATGACAGCGCCGCGCTGGCCCGCCTGCTGAGGACGGGCGTCACCCCCTCGGGGCGCACGATCTCGGCCGGGATGCCGCGCTTTCAGGGCGAGGATCGGTCGATGGCGGCGCTGGTCGCCCATCTGCAGTCGCTGGACCGGTCCGAGCAGCAAGGGCTGGGGCCCACCCATCTGGCCGTGACCCTGCCCGTCGATCCGGACCTGCGCCCGGCGGCTCTGGCCGCCATCGCGGCCTTCAATGCCGAGGGCGGGGCCTTCGGACGCCGGATCACCGAGGGCGCCCCGGCCTTCCTGGACCTTGGCGCCGCCCTCGCGCAGCTTCTGCCACGGCTGGCCGAGGCCGAAGACCGGCGGGTGACGGCGTTGCTGCAGGCTGATCCCGGCCTGCAGCCGGCCCGCCTCGTCGACGCCGCCGCGCCCGACGCGCCGCGGCGGGTCGTCGGCACGCTGGACCAGATCGGCCCGCAGCTGGCCCGTTTGCTGGATCGGCCCGGCACCCAGGCCGTCGTCATCGGCCCCCCGCCCGAGGCGATGGCCTGGGCCGTCGACCACCGCCGGACGGGCAGGGCGGCCCATGCCTATGCCGCCACGAGTGCCGTGCTGGGCCTGCTGCGGGACCACGGCCGGACCCCGACGCGCAGGCGGCTGGCGGAGGATGTCGAACGGCTGGATCCGTCCGGGCTGGTGGAGGTCTACCGGAAGTGA
- a CDS encoding amidase, translating to MITQDATRQLAALRAGTLTPQQLMVNTLDRIDEINPRINAIVALRPRAELLAEAARAPAGPLQGLPMAIKDLADTAGIVTSYGSPAFCDHVPVADSPMVARLRRAGAVIIGKTNTPEFGLGSHSYNPVYGVTRNPYGPTRSAGGSSGGAGAALACRMVALADGSDMMGSLRNPAGWNNVFGFRPSYGLVAGGGPGDLFLPQLSTEGPMARSIRDLELLLAVQSQHDPRHPHSTGPYRPEASARKLRIGWLADWGGAYAMEPGVLDLCATAVGVLEDLGHHVAPMAPPFPAEALWEAWTLLRSWTIAGTLGTLLDGAPDMVKPDLRWEIERGRAATADQIRRASALRSDWFRRTAAMEVDILALPSAQLFPFDADLTWPARIAGTAMDSYHRWMEVVVPASLTGLPALCVPAGFGPAGTPMGLQLIGHRGQDATVLNLGRDYEAATDWIAQAPDVRGG from the coding sequence ATGATCACGCAAGACGCCACACGGCAGCTGGCGGCCCTGCGCGCCGGCACCCTGACGCCCCAGCAGCTGATGGTAAATACGCTGGACCGGATCGACGAGATCAATCCGCGCATCAACGCCATCGTCGCCCTGCGCCCCCGGGCAGAGCTGCTGGCCGAGGCCGCCCGGGCGCCCGCCGGGCCCCTGCAGGGCCTGCCCATGGCGATCAAGGATCTGGCCGACACGGCGGGCATCGTGACCAGCTATGGCTCGCCCGCCTTCTGCGACCATGTGCCGGTCGCGGACAGCCCCATGGTCGCGCGGCTGCGCCGGGCGGGGGCGGTCATCATCGGCAAGACGAACACGCCGGAATTCGGGCTGGGCTCGCACAGCTACAACCCCGTCTATGGCGTCACGCGCAACCCCTATGGCCCGACCCGCTCGGCCGGGGGATCCAGCGGCGGCGCGGGCGCGGCGCTGGCCTGCCGGATGGTGGCGCTGGCGGACGGATCCGACATGATGGGATCGCTGCGCAATCCGGCGGGCTGGAACAACGTCTTCGGCTTCCGTCCCAGCTACGGGCTGGTGGCGGGCGGCGGACCGGGCGATCTGTTCCTGCCGCAGCTGTCGACCGAAGGGCCGATGGCCCGCTCGATCCGCGATCTGGAGCTGCTGCTGGCCGTGCAGTCGCAGCACGACCCCCGCCACCCGCATTCCACCGGCCCCTACCGCCCCGAGGCGTCCGCGCGCAAGCTGCGCATCGGCTGGCTGGCCGATTGGGGCGGCGCCTATGCGATGGAACCGGGGGTCCTGGACCTCTGCGCCACGGCGGTGGGCGTGCTGGAGGATCTGGGCCACCATGTCGCGCCGATGGCCCCGCCCTTCCCGGCCGAGGCCCTGTGGGAGGCCTGGACCCTGCTGCGCAGCTGGACCATCGCCGGAACCCTGGGCACGCTGCTGGACGGCGCCCCCGACATGGTCAAGCCCGACTTGCGATGGGAGATCGAGCGCGGGCGGGCCGCCACGGCGGACCAGATCCGCCGCGCCAGCGCGCTGCGGTCCGACTGGTTCCGCCGCACCGCCGCGATGGAGGTCGACATCCTGGCCCTGCCCTCGGCGCAGCTCTTTCCCTTCGACGCCGACCTCACCTGGCCCGCCCGGATCGCCGGGACGGCGATGGACAGCTATCACCGCTGGATGGAGGTCGTCGTGCCCGCCTCGCTGACCGGCCTGCCCGCGCTCTGCGTCCCGGCGGGCTTCGGCCCCGCAGGCACCCCCATGGGCCTGCAGCTGATCGGCCACCGAGGACAGGATGCGACGGTCCTGAACCTGGGCCGCGACTACGAGGCCGCCACCGACTGGATCGCGCAGGCGCCAGACGTCCGGGGAGGCTGA